One window of the Nocardia terpenica genome contains the following:
- a CDS encoding group II intron maturase-specific domain-containing protein codes for MLDEYYDQQRRDVMATSYQRLVRRRDGLANWRLIRYADDFVVMVSGTREHAEALREEMADVLAPMGLRLSSEKTRVVHVDEGFDFLSFTIRRFRKRGTNKYYVYTVPSKKAIEAIKGKVREKTHRSTRVLELDRLLRILNGALRGWANYFRYGVSKVVFKAVDDFTWNRVMRWIRVKYKGRNRLTMKQMRRRFCDRGWRFAHNGVVFTGAASVTVTRYRYRGSRIPNPWQPKPATAQAC; via the coding sequence GTGCTGGATGAATACTACGACCAGCAACGGCGGGACGTGATGGCCACGTCGTACCAGCGGCTCGTGCGCAGACGGGACGGGTTGGCCAACTGGCGGTTGATCCGCTATGCGGACGACTTCGTCGTCATGGTGTCCGGTACGAGGGAACATGCCGAGGCACTGCGCGAGGAAATGGCAGACGTGCTGGCCCCGATGGGGTTACGGCTGTCATCGGAGAAGACCCGGGTGGTCCATGTCGACGAGGGCTTCGACTTCCTCTCGTTCACTATCCGGCGCTTCCGGAAGAGGGGAACGAACAAGTATTACGTCTATACCGTGCCGTCCAAGAAAGCGATCGAGGCGATCAAGGGCAAGGTGCGGGAGAAGACGCACAGATCCACCCGCGTCCTCGAACTGGATCGTTTATTACGCATCCTGAATGGGGCGTTGAGGGGGTGGGCGAACTACTTCCGTTACGGCGTGTCCAAAGTCGTGTTCAAGGCGGTGGACGACTTCACCTGGAATCGAGTGATGCGGTGGATAAGGGTGAAATACAAAGGGCGGAACCGTCTCACGATGAAACAGATGCGTCGCCGCTTCTGTGATCGGGGATGGAGGTTCGCGCACAACGGGGTCGTATTCACCGGCGCGGCCAGCGTCACCGTGACCCGCTACCGCTATCGCGGTAGCCGGATCCCGAACCCCTGGCAACCGAAACCGGCAACAGCACAAGCATGTTGA
- a CDS encoding phage terminase large subunit, whose product MSVLDQLPISRKQAVSIVEAVARCNIWEGAIRSGKTIASILSWLFFLSDPPPGGQFVMVGRTRESLARNVIEPMRDTALFGPLASRVSYTFGAPTATVLGRRVFMLGASDAKAEMSLRGLTVAGAYVDEITVIRPEFFRQLLGRMSLDDARLFGSTNPDNPVHWLKREFLDRIGRTDADGQPLLPEWRTWHFELDDNPALSDKRKQQYKREYSGLWYRRFIKGEWVAADGSVFDMWDDHLVTDWAALPLMQQLIAVGIDYGTTNPTHAVLIGIGVDGILYAVDETGTSRPR is encoded by the coding sequence ATGAGTGTGCTGGATCAGCTACCGATCTCGCGCAAACAAGCGGTCTCGATCGTGGAAGCCGTTGCCCGCTGCAATATCTGGGAAGGCGCTATCCGAAGTGGGAAGACGATCGCCAGCATTCTGTCCTGGCTGTTCTTCCTCTCGGATCCACCCCCGGGTGGGCAGTTCGTGATGGTCGGCCGCACCCGGGAATCCCTGGCCCGCAACGTCATCGAGCCGATGCGCGACACAGCATTGTTCGGGCCACTCGCAAGCCGAGTGTCCTACACCTTCGGGGCACCGACCGCGACCGTGCTCGGGCGGCGGGTGTTCATGCTCGGCGCCTCCGACGCGAAAGCGGAGATGAGTCTGCGCGGGCTGACCGTGGCCGGGGCCTACGTGGACGAGATCACCGTCATCCGCCCGGAGTTCTTCCGCCAGCTGCTCGGCCGGATGAGCCTCGACGACGCCCGCCTGTTCGGATCCACCAACCCCGACAACCCCGTGCACTGGCTCAAACGCGAATTCCTCGACCGCATCGGCAGAACCGACGCAGACGGGCAGCCGCTGCTACCGGAGTGGCGCACATGGCATTTCGAACTCGACGACAACCCCGCCCTCTCCGACAAGCGCAAGCAGCAGTACAAGCGCGAGTACTCCGGGCTGTGGTACCGCCGATTCATCAAGGGGGAATGGGTGGCCGCCGACGGCAGCGTGTTCGACATGTGGGACGACCACCTCGTCACCGACTGGGCCGCACTGCCGCTGATGCAACAGTTGATCGCTGTCGGCATCGACTACGGCACAACCAATCCCACCCACGCCGTGCTCATCGGAATCGGTGTGGATGGCATCCTGTACGCGGTTGACGAAACCGGTACGAGCCGTCCACGATGA
- a CDS encoding LppA family lipoprotein, producing MTEGDSSKPTSDKETAAATQRLLGRPSLEDAEAQLRSAVEQIAAAGTDLIPGMQWSWNRERTPSGCDKPYDRTDGRIVYLQEYVSNTPVPDNVWQAFAERAHAIAAQVGATTPETMQNAPGNHDVWFFNPEDGTTIKIGSQVATVISGTVGCHLPASRLTPPTRPTS from the coding sequence ATGACCGAAGGCGACAGCAGCAAGCCGACAAGCGACAAGGAAACCGCGGCTGCAACACAACGACTGCTCGGGCGGCCCAGCCTCGAAGACGCCGAAGCTCAACTGCGTTCGGCGGTAGAACAGATCGCCGCCGCCGGAACCGATCTGATACCCGGCATGCAGTGGTCCTGGAACCGTGAGCGCACACCGTCCGGCTGCGATAAGCCCTACGACCGAACCGACGGGCGCATCGTCTACCTACAGGAGTATGTGTCGAATACGCCTGTGCCGGACAATGTTTGGCAGGCGTTCGCGGAACGCGCTCATGCAATTGCCGCCCAGGTCGGTGCTACGACACCAGAAACCATGCAGAATGCCCCGGGCAACCACGATGTGTGGTTCTTCAACCCAGAAGACGGCACCACCATCAAGATCGGCAGCCAGGTGGCAACGGTGATCTCCGGGACCGTCGGATGCCATCTTCCGGCGAGCAGGCTTACCCCACCGACTCGGCCTACGTCGTGA
- a CDS encoding reverse transcriptase domain-containing protein, whose translation MQTKLHCWAGADRSRRFGDLFNLVYDPAFLMHAWTRVSGNAGARTPGIDKVTVTWIESVIGVPAFLEHVRNLLKASEFRPVEVRRAVIPKASGKFRKLGIPTVTDRVVQASLKLVLEPVFEADFLPCSYGFRPNRRAQDAIAEIHHSSTGNADYYWVVDADIEACFDEISHTALMRRLRGRIADKRVCALVKAFLKSGVLSEAGDREQTPQGTPQGGITTPPTQLATSASTSS comes from the coding sequence ATGCAGACCAAACTGCACTGTTGGGCGGGAGCGGACCGCTCCCGTCGATTCGGGGATTTGTTCAACCTCGTCTATGACCCGGCGTTTCTGATGCACGCGTGGACGCGTGTGTCCGGTAACGCTGGGGCGCGAACTCCGGGGATCGATAAGGTCACGGTGACGTGGATCGAGTCGGTTATCGGGGTTCCGGCTTTTCTGGAACATGTGCGGAACTTGTTGAAAGCCAGTGAGTTCCGTCCGGTCGAGGTGCGGCGTGCGGTGATTCCGAAGGCGAGCGGGAAGTTCCGTAAGCTGGGGATTCCGACTGTCACGGATCGGGTGGTCCAGGCGAGTCTGAAGTTGGTGCTCGAGCCTGTTTTCGAGGCGGATTTCCTGCCGTGCTCGTACGGGTTCCGGCCGAACCGGCGCGCGCAGGACGCGATCGCCGAGATCCATCACTCCAGTACCGGAAACGCGGACTACTACTGGGTCGTGGACGCGGATATCGAGGCGTGTTTCGACGAGATCTCGCACACGGCGTTGATGAGACGCCTGCGTGGGAGGATCGCGGATAAGCGGGTGTGTGCGCTGGTGAAAGCCTTCCTGAAATCCGGTGTGTTATCGGAAGCCGGTGACCGGGAACAGACACCGCAGGGAACGCCGCAGGGTGGGATAACTACGCCCCCAACGCAGTTGGCAACTTCTGCTTCGACGTCGAGCTGA
- a CDS encoding P27 family phage terminase small subunit yields MSVSAWSATPPAWLTEQARTIWEQLAPHTDLTPTSVVEFACYCEALAEFQEATAILGETGLLVIDAASGAPVPNPISAVRDRADRKVAAWAARFRS; encoded by the coding sequence GTGTCGGTATCGGCCTGGAGCGCCACCCCACCCGCGTGGTTGACCGAGCAGGCCCGCACGATCTGGGAACAGCTCGCCCCGCATACCGACCTCACCCCGACCAGCGTGGTCGAATTCGCCTGCTACTGCGAGGCATTGGCCGAGTTCCAGGAAGCAACCGCGATCCTCGGTGAGACCGGGCTGCTGGTGATCGACGCTGCCTCCGGCGCCCCGGTGCCGAATCCGATAAGCGCGGTGCGCGACCGGGCCGACCGGAAGGTCGCCGCCTGGGCGGCCCGATTCCGGAGCTGA
- a CDS encoding recombinase family protein, which translates to MTNAVMYARVSSARQKKNETIGSQIEALRAHAADLGLEVPEQWIFCDDGHSGATLIRPALERLRDLIAGVDIDVVLCYSPDRLARKFAYQALLIEEFTRAGVRVEFVRGPRGDTPEDQLMVQFQGMFAEYEKAQIMERYRRGKTHRAKSGSVNVLGGAPFGYRYLRKTDHSGAVYEIAEHEATLVAEMFRRYADDGASIADLTRWLTDTGTPTRTGKTRWDRSVIWGMLRNPAYAGRAVFGKTKVVHESADLNRVARLAGRSTPTASKTVDRPREEWIEIAVPAIVSQATFDRVAARLAENKRTTGRGRGRGHTESYLLQGLSACARCGYGYYRTATRTTNKRISYYRCLGSDNYRYEGGRVCDNKPVRADYLDDVVWDHLTALLADPALIRTEIDKRLDTAKSSDPVVAQRKRLDTALAKTRSGIAAMIEAFGEQLITIDELRARMPELRARETSLRNQIGALDAQQADREGYLALASDLEGFLAQLRSNAETATVDDRRRVVKLLVKDVLIGPEKITIRHRIPLRERTNSGEESAADTDTEGEHCQLRWGRTLPAAGQYRPVGAG; encoded by the coding sequence ATGACGAACGCGGTGATGTACGCCCGAGTGTCCTCGGCCCGGCAGAAGAAGAACGAGACGATCGGCTCCCAGATCGAAGCCCTGCGCGCCCACGCGGCAGACCTCGGGCTCGAGGTGCCTGAGCAGTGGATCTTCTGCGACGACGGGCATTCCGGGGCCACGCTGATCCGTCCGGCGCTCGAGCGGTTGCGGGACCTGATCGCGGGCGTCGATATCGATGTGGTGCTGTGCTACTCACCGGACCGCCTCGCCCGCAAGTTCGCCTACCAGGCGCTGCTGATCGAGGAATTCACCCGCGCCGGGGTCCGGGTCGAGTTCGTCCGCGGACCGCGCGGCGACACCCCCGAAGACCAGCTGATGGTGCAGTTCCAGGGCATGTTCGCCGAATACGAGAAAGCCCAGATCATGGAACGGTATCGGCGCGGCAAGACCCACCGCGCCAAATCGGGGTCGGTCAACGTGCTCGGCGGTGCCCCGTTCGGCTACCGCTATCTGCGCAAAACCGACCACAGTGGCGCGGTCTACGAGATCGCCGAGCATGAGGCAACGCTGGTCGCGGAGATGTTTCGGCGTTACGCCGACGACGGGGCCTCCATCGCCGACCTGACGCGCTGGCTCACCGATACCGGCACCCCGACCCGCACCGGCAAGACCCGGTGGGATCGGTCGGTGATCTGGGGCATGCTGCGTAACCCGGCCTATGCCGGACGGGCGGTGTTCGGCAAGACGAAGGTCGTGCACGAATCGGCGGACCTCAACCGGGTGGCGCGGCTGGCGGGCCGCTCGACACCGACCGCGTCGAAAACCGTGGACCGCCCACGCGAGGAATGGATCGAGATCGCGGTCCCGGCGATCGTGTCGCAAGCAACCTTCGACCGGGTCGCCGCGCGGCTGGCCGAGAACAAACGCACCACAGGCCGCGGACGAGGCCGGGGACACACCGAATCGTATCTGCTGCAAGGACTTTCAGCGTGCGCCCGATGCGGTTACGGCTACTACCGGACCGCGACCCGCACCACGAACAAGCGGATCTCCTACTACCGATGCCTGGGCTCGGACAACTACCGCTACGAAGGCGGACGGGTCTGTGACAACAAACCGGTCCGCGCGGACTACCTCGATGACGTCGTCTGGGACCACCTCACCGCCCTGCTCGCCGACCCCGCGCTGATCCGCACCGAGATCGACAAACGACTCGACACCGCGAAATCCTCCGACCCCGTTGTGGCGCAACGCAAACGACTTGATACCGCGCTGGCCAAGACCCGCTCCGGGATCGCCGCGATGATCGAAGCGTTCGGTGAGCAGCTGATCACGATCGACGAACTGCGCGCCCGCATGCCCGAGCTGCGGGCCCGCGAAACCAGCCTGCGCAACCAGATCGGCGCCCTCGACGCCCAGCAAGCCGACCGCGAAGGCTACCTCGCGCTCGCCAGCGACCTCGAAGGGTTCCTCGCCCAGCTTCGCTCCAACGCCGAGACCGCGACCGTCGACGACCGCCGACGCGTGGTGAAACTGCTGGTCAAAGACGTCCTCATCGGCCCCGAGAAGATCACCATCCGCCACCGCATCCCACTGCGTGAACGCACCAACAGCGGCGAGGAGTCCGCCGCCGACACCGACACGGAGGGCGAACATTGCCAACTGCGTTGGGGGCGTACTCTCCCCGCTGCTGGCCAATATCGCCCTGTCGGTGCTGGATGA
- a CDS encoding alpha/beta hydrolase has translation MLTNRQDTWSARCLERGTPGAGGGLGKRVGGDADTAPEVYLTPPQKDINDIGNVAMQGRAEEGAGALAKFYDGLDVASTRNQPHITALGHSYGSVTTSLALQQDHGKSVQDVVFYGSPGLGERVPVPINPWIADSPIGGINDAVQSPADLGMQLGHVYEMTDASDPIANLNRFGRSPDAVPWITHLDTHAVTVDGVQYTQGTGHAEYPRVDPSTGALHRSGYNLAAIVAGLPDNATNPQQR, from the coding sequence ATGTTGACCAACAGGCAAGACACATGGAGCGCCCGGTGCCTCGAGAGGGGCACGCCGGGTGCGGGAGGGGGCCTCGGGAAACGGGTCGGCGGCGACGCCGACACCGCGCCCGAGGTCTACCTCACCCCACCGCAGAAGGACATCAACGACATCGGCAACGTAGCGATGCAAGGCCGAGCCGAAGAAGGCGCCGGTGCCCTCGCGAAGTTCTACGACGGCCTCGATGTGGCAAGCACTCGAAACCAGCCACATATCACCGCATTGGGCCACTCCTACGGTTCGGTCACGACGAGTCTCGCCCTGCAGCAAGACCACGGGAAGAGCGTCCAGGACGTGGTGTTCTACGGTTCACCAGGACTCGGCGAACGAGTACCGGTCCCGATCAACCCATGGATAGCAGACAGCCCGATCGGCGGGATCAACGACGCTGTCCAGTCACCCGCCGACCTAGGGATGCAACTGGGCCACGTCTACGAGATGACCGACGCAAGCGATCCCATCGCGAATCTCAACCGGTTCGGACGCAGCCCCGACGCCGTGCCATGGATCACCCACCTCGATACCCATGCCGTGACGGTCGATGGTGTGCAGTACACGCAAGGGACCGGTCACGCCGAGTACCCGCGGGTCGACCCCAGCACGGGAGCTCTCCATCGCTCCGGCTACAACCTCGCTGCCATCGTTGCCGGACTCCCGGACAACGCGACCAACCCACAGCAGCGATGA
- a CDS encoding MTH1187 family thiamine-binding protein, whose translation MLAAFSITPVGVGEDVGREVAEAVRVIRESGLPNRTAASFTEIEGEWDEVFDVIKKATDAVMAVSTRCSIVIKADIRPSRTNTLTTKVESVERYLAQE comes from the coding sequence ATGCTTGCAGCGTTCTCGATCACACCGGTGGGCGTCGGAGAGGACGTCGGCCGAGAGGTCGCCGAAGCCGTCCGCGTCATCCGCGAGAGCGGGCTCCCCAACCGGACCGCTGCCAGCTTCACCGAGATCGAAGGCGAGTGGGACGAAGTATTCGACGTGATCAAGAAGGCCACCGACGCCGTGATGGCGGTCTCGACCCGGTGCAGCATCGTGATCAAGGCGGACATCCGCCCCAGCCGCACCAACACCCTGACGACCAAGGTCGAATCCGTGGAGCGCTATCTCGCGCAGGAGTAG
- a CDS encoding ESX secretion-associated protein EspG → MRWEFTQSEVLYAWGQMRWDRIPAPLVVRPEVESLADWEAIESGLRQRLPVLDDPDLLPVLRTATDPDISLVLVGARKKPLRAYGAVTANIGVTMVQRPGPDPDSGGNIVVEVGSPALVPKVFAAVAGDQPAGRIKNMVETWERVENIHPVNGFVDDQTTVAEKMRRLLAAPRIGYGHIEVHLDRHSPRPLPRRYVSWFDVDGDGRYLYTRRYGDLHIEPCANDRFRQTITQLMEQ, encoded by the coding sequence ATGAGGTGGGAGTTCACTCAGAGCGAGGTCTTGTACGCGTGGGGGCAGATGCGATGGGATCGCATCCCCGCGCCATTGGTCGTGCGACCCGAGGTGGAGTCACTGGCCGACTGGGAGGCCATCGAAAGCGGCCTCCGCCAACGGCTTCCGGTGCTGGACGATCCTGATCTGCTGCCGGTACTGCGGACAGCCACGGATCCGGATATTTCGCTGGTGCTGGTCGGTGCTCGGAAGAAGCCGCTGCGAGCCTACGGAGCCGTGACCGCGAACATCGGCGTCACCATGGTGCAACGTCCCGGCCCGGACCCGGACTCCGGTGGGAACATCGTGGTCGAGGTAGGGTCACCGGCGTTGGTGCCCAAGGTGTTTGCTGCTGTGGCCGGAGATCAACCGGCGGGTCGGATCAAGAACATGGTCGAGACCTGGGAACGGGTAGAGAATATTCACCCTGTGAACGGATTCGTCGATGATCAGACAACGGTGGCAGAGAAGATGCGGCGGCTGTTGGCTGCCCCGCGAATTGGGTACGGGCACATCGAAGTTCACCTCGATCGCCATTCACCTCGGCCGCTACCGCGCAGGTATGTGAGCTGGTTCGACGTAGATGGGGACGGGCGCTACCTCTACACACGCCGGTACGGCGACCTCCACATCGAGCCGTGCGCCAACGACCGATTCCGGCAAACGATCACTCAGCTCATGGAACAGTAA
- a CDS encoding helix-turn-helix domain-containing protein gives MARPKKTDPPRQRGAARGGGSHPGKITDTDRERIRELHAEGKGRNEIADILGVTPGTISYWARKLEIQFDESQTAEATAARLEQLKRRRLDLAEMIEASIPDLHDRLWSPVTTYERGADALIPVTLPLPPLRDVRDGYTALSLALRSLAELVTSQANETVAADRSMLADLFDRLRAAVVADQGDDARSNETEPGTDE, from the coding sequence GTGGCGCGACCGAAGAAGACCGACCCACCCCGCCAGCGCGGCGCCGCGCGCGGTGGGGGTAGCCACCCCGGCAAGATCACCGACACCGACCGCGAACGCATCCGTGAACTCCACGCGGAAGGGAAGGGCCGCAACGAGATCGCCGACATCCTCGGCGTCACTCCCGGCACCATCAGCTACTGGGCGCGCAAGCTCGAGATCCAGTTCGACGAGTCGCAGACCGCCGAGGCCACTGCCGCCCGGCTCGAACAACTCAAACGCCGCCGCCTCGACTTGGCCGAGATGATCGAAGCTAGTATCCCCGATTTACACGACCGGTTGTGGAGTCCGGTCACCACCTACGAACGCGGCGCGGATGCACTGATCCCGGTCACGCTGCCGCTGCCACCATTGCGGGATGTCCGCGACGGCTACACCGCCCTGTCGCTGGCGCTGCGCAGTCTCGCCGAGCTGGTTACCAGCCAGGCCAACGAAACCGTTGCCGCGGACCGGTCGATGCTCGCCGACCTGTTCGACCGGCTCCGGGCCGCCGTCGTTGCCGACCAAGGCGACGACGCCCGGAGTAACGAGACCGAACCAGGCACTGACGAATAG
- a CDS encoding DUF3558 domain-containing protein, which translates to MLAMTALLIAACNSGNNVESTTSTEASATSSDSSGPAHPTLTASRLQPPSQDTGYAKSGGRPKVIVDPCTWIPDDAVSTIGFDPATRKRMHDQVAEYTFLTCQFSNADGALQLASGNITLDEDKQRYAGKYQEIDINGRNAIQLNKTGTPECDLDMQTKVGYFEVSVLIDSSGRGKGVQPCGNIVQVASTLEPFIGKDN; encoded by the coding sequence ATGCTGGCAATGACAGCTCTCCTGATTGCAGCCTGCAACTCCGGTAATAATGTCGAATCGACCACATCGACCGAGGCATCTGCCACGTCGAGCGATTCCTCCGGCCCGGCGCACCCCACGTTGACTGCCTCGCGCCTCCAGCCGCCATCGCAGGATACTGGATATGCCAAGTCGGGCGGCCGACCGAAGGTGATAGTCGATCCTTGTACTTGGATTCCTGACGATGCCGTTTCGACGATCGGATTCGACCCCGCCACCCGGAAACGCATGCACGACCAGGTCGCCGAATATACATTCTTGACATGCCAATTCAGCAACGCCGACGGGGCGCTCCAGCTGGCTTCTGGAAACATTACACTGGATGAAGATAAGCAACGGTACGCAGGCAAATACCAGGAAATCGATATCAATGGTCGCAATGCAATTCAACTGAATAAGACCGGTACGCCCGAATGTGACCTTGATATGCAAACCAAGGTCGGCTACTTCGAGGTCTCGGTCTTAATTGACTCTTCAGGTAGAGGTAAAGGCGTACAGCCGTGCGGCAACATCGTGCAAGTTGCTTCTACACTTGAGCCATTTATCGGTAAGGACAACTGA
- a CDS encoding WXG100 family type VII secretion target has product MGSTDPNPDDSIATKLVKWGLSQKGASSSRDSAAETDKNVRTGGYDPDYLPHDALEPFMSMSHQDIVQAVNDMQPGSMHSSAEAWGKVADAVMFNNLGLNAKVQKAISQGWEGATADAIQNATHRFVGEMTDMHNVTQGVAERITSAAYGAEVAKGAVPSVPQAPGAPSVKGAENPATVIGYLTAASDAEQAARQAMINYYVPAYPPAGEKIPTYVPPTGPSDGPGANAPGVNGPGWLGGSGGGTNPSGANNSSGDSQHGPQSPSDQQTNPAGTDSGPASTDPSGLVNSSAGQGNNPQGPGGAGAATAPASVNPNATTPAGVGSTGGTGGGWGLGRVCRAAGSAGAVAACRVQAVRDATFQVSLRQAVQRVARSVVPVDRPLLGSRVCRGWGCLAGKPKGRKTKNARGGRNCSSMNATRSTWWESRFRRCRPRSVPTRSIGRTIGPTSGRNPLMVHDQSSGQRQSGDKGHR; this is encoded by the coding sequence ATGGGCAGCACTGATCCGAATCCTGATGACTCGATCGCTACGAAGCTGGTCAAGTGGGGACTGTCCCAAAAAGGCGCTTCATCGAGCCGAGACTCGGCGGCCGAAACGGACAAGAATGTCCGAACCGGTGGATACGATCCGGATTATCTGCCCCATGACGCATTGGAACCGTTCATGTCCATGAGTCATCAGGACATCGTGCAGGCGGTCAACGATATGCAGCCCGGCTCGATGCATAGCTCTGCGGAGGCGTGGGGGAAAGTCGCCGATGCGGTCATGTTCAACAACTTGGGCTTGAACGCGAAAGTCCAGAAGGCTATCAGCCAGGGGTGGGAAGGCGCGACGGCCGACGCGATCCAGAACGCCACCCACCGTTTCGTTGGCGAGATGACCGACATGCACAACGTGACTCAGGGCGTGGCCGAACGGATCACCAGCGCTGCCTACGGTGCGGAAGTAGCCAAGGGTGCGGTCCCGTCCGTTCCGCAGGCTCCGGGAGCTCCGTCGGTGAAGGGTGCGGAGAACCCGGCCACGGTGATCGGGTATTTGACTGCCGCTTCGGATGCTGAGCAGGCCGCCAGACAAGCGATGATCAACTACTACGTGCCCGCGTATCCACCTGCGGGAGAGAAGATCCCGACCTATGTGCCGCCCACGGGCCCGAGCGACGGACCGGGGGCGAACGCGCCGGGAGTCAACGGACCTGGCTGGCTTGGTGGATCAGGCGGCGGGACGAATCCGTCTGGGGCGAACAATTCCTCCGGCGATTCTCAGCACGGACCGCAGAGCCCGAGCGATCAGCAGACGAATCCTGCTGGCACAGATTCCGGCCCGGCTAGCACCGATCCGTCCGGGCTGGTGAATTCGTCTGCCGGGCAAGGCAACAATCCACAGGGTCCGGGTGGTGCAGGAGCGGCTACCGCACCAGCGAGCGTGAACCCGAACGCAACGACACCCGCAGGCGTCGGCAGCACTGGTGGCACCGGCGGCGGTTGGGGGCTGGGTCGGGTTTGCCGGGCGGCGGGATCGGCGGGCGCGGTGGCAGCTTGTCGAGTTCAGGCGGTCCGGGACGCAACATTCCAGGTCAGTCTGCGCCAGGCAGTCCAGCGGGTAGCCCGCTCGGTGGTGCCGGTCGACCGGCCGCTGCTGGGCAGTCGGGTATGCCGGGGATGGGGATGCCTGGCGGGAAAGCCAAAGGGGAGGAAGACAAAGAACGCAAGGGGCGGCCGGAACTGCTCGTCCATGAACGCAACAAGGTCGACCTGGTGGGAGAGCCGATTCCGGCGGTGCCGCCCGCGCTCGGTGCCGACGCGTTCGATCGGTCGAACGATTGGACCGACGAGCGGAAGAAACCCGCTGATGGTGCATGATCAGTCCTCCGGACAGCGGCAATCGGGCGACAAGGGCCACCGATAA
- a CDS encoding phospholipase A2, which translates to MERAARLHEQGALTDAEYIELKQRILNGSQPQPTLAPPAIPRPPTNPAKSSMGSVPVPPGYIYDPNCEHTPNCQKARHDYCTNSPDQFPAPGTNADFSGACARHDMCYDEADRNHTGYGTCNDRLADDMRQVCADVYPHWYDPRRSSCDATAAVYWAAVTGAHIGKN; encoded by the coding sequence TTGGAACGGGCGGCGCGACTGCACGAACAAGGCGCGCTGACCGATGCCGAGTACATCGAGCTGAAGCAGCGAATCCTCAACGGCAGCCAGCCGCAGCCGACCCTCGCACCGCCCGCGATACCACGGCCGCCGACGAATCCCGCCAAGAGCAGCATGGGATCGGTGCCGGTACCACCCGGCTACATCTACGATCCCAATTGCGAGCACACCCCGAACTGCCAGAAGGCCCGGCACGACTACTGCACCAACTCGCCGGACCAGTTCCCCGCGCCGGGAACCAACGCCGACTTCAGCGGCGCCTGCGCCCGCCACGACATGTGCTACGACGAAGCCGACCGCAATCACACCGGATACGGAACCTGCAACGACCGACTCGCCGACGACATGCGCCAGGTCTGCGCGGACGTCTATCCACACTGGTACGACCCGAGACGATCCTCCTGCGACGCCACCGCCGCGGTCTACTGGGCAGCAGTGACCGGTGCACACATCGGAAAGAACTAG